In one window of Pseudobdellovibrionaceae bacterium DNA:
- a CDS encoding peptidylprolyl isomerase — protein MFALFDTSMGQFKARLHFKRAPKTVDNFVGLAEGTKEFTDPETNKPTKRRFYDGLTFHRIIDGFMIQGGCPMGTGRGGPGYTFEDEFHPNLRHDKEGILSMANRGPNTNGSQFFITLGAVPHLDAQRPKAGYSIFGEIVEGMDVVKKIGSVKTGINDKPAEDVVIKSVTIIRE, from the coding sequence ATGTTTGCATTGTTTGATACCAGTATGGGCCAATTTAAAGCCCGCCTTCATTTTAAACGCGCCCCAAAAACCGTTGATAACTTTGTCGGATTAGCTGAAGGAACAAAAGAGTTTACTGATCCTGAAACCAACAAACCAACAAAGCGTCGATTCTATGACGGCCTCACGTTCCACCGAATTATTGATGGCTTTATGATCCAAGGTGGATGCCCAATGGGTACAGGACGTGGCGGACCGGGATATACTTTTGAAGACGAGTTTCACCCAAACCTTCGGCATGACAAAGAAGGCATTTTGTCGATGGCCAATCGAGGACCAAATACGAATGGCAGCCAGTTCTTTATTACTTTAGGCGCCGTCCCCCACTTGGATGCACAAAGGCCAAAAGCCGGTTATTCCATTTTTGGCGAAATTGTTGAGGGAATGGATGTGGTTAAAAAGATTGGTTCTGTGAAAACAGGAATTAATGACAAGCCCGCTGAAGACGTTGTCATTAAATCAGTCACTATAATCCGCGAATAG
- the tolQ gene encoding protein TolQ: protein MNYAWADTVNEASLSVNVTAWHAIMSASPIVQLTLITLVTMSVVCWAIIFLKKKQFDAAEDANEPFFDVFWRAPSLDDINRSVGDHAQSPAASVFKTGYQELQKMAGSKLARSKDDGDESSAPLLSGIDNLDRALRKAIDLEIANFESRLSILATTGSTGPFIGLFGTVWGIMGAFQKIGATKMASLAVVAPGISEALIATAVGLAAAIPATVGYNHYISKLRKQEMDLNNFAADFLNVAKRNFFKDR from the coding sequence ATGAACTACGCCTGGGCCGACACCGTAAATGAAGCTTCACTTTCCGTAAACGTAACTGCTTGGCATGCTATTATGTCTGCCAGCCCCATTGTTCAGCTAACGCTGATTACCCTCGTGACCATGTCAGTGGTCTGCTGGGCCATTATCTTTTTAAAGAAAAAGCAGTTTGATGCCGCCGAAGATGCCAATGAACCGTTCTTTGATGTTTTTTGGCGCGCGCCCTCTCTGGATGACATCAATCGTTCCGTAGGGGATCATGCCCAGAGTCCGGCGGCCAGTGTATTTAAAACCGGCTATCAAGAACTGCAAAAGATGGCCGGATCTAAATTGGCTCGATCAAAAGACGATGGAGATGAGTCTTCTGCTCCTTTGCTTTCTGGAATAGACAACTTGGACCGGGCCTTGCGAAAAGCCATTGACCTTGAGATTGCCAACTTTGAGTCTCGCCTTTCTATCTTAGCCACCACCGGTAGCACGGGGCCCTTTATTGGATTGTTTGGCACTGTTTGGGGAATTATGGGGGCCTTTCAAAAAATTGGTGCAACGAAAATGGCAAGCCTTGCCGTCGTGGCACCTGGGATTTCTGAAGCCCTTATCGCTACAGCCGTGGGCTTGGCTGCGGCGATTCCGGCCACTGTGGGATACAATCACTACATCAGTAAATTGCGTAAACAAGAAATGGACCTAAATAATTTTGCCGCAGATTTTCTAAACGTGGCAAAGCGAAATTTCTTTAAAGACCGCTAG
- a CDS encoding PD40 domain-containing protein yields MFNLISKVSAILVFVFVSSLSLAQNKIYIDVGAAKVKKSLVALPPFQYYGSQKNSEHLRAGQTLFNVVSNDLSVSSLFTFISQDAYLEDTTKVGLRPAPGAPNGFDFQSWKSIGTEFLIRGGYKVIGDKLNLEIYVYYVPQAKLVFGKTYEGPIFAARKMAHSFANDLVEKLTNKPGMFTTQMVVSRRNDGSHFKEIYVMDWDGQNERKITDHRTIATSPAWSPDGKKIAYSALLQRGRNQTRNWDLLTYELPTGKRWLVSTRKGNNTGAAFLPDGNNLLLTMTFKGNPDIFRLTGDGENYTQITFGPYNALNMEPAISADNSSIAFSSTRSGRPMIYTMNTDGSTMKRLTFAGVYNSSPAWSPDGKMIAFAGQDKGHFDIFVMKKDGTGLSRLTSARRTNGSWANNEDPSFSPDGRHIMFSSDRTGKYQIYIVNVDGTNERRITFDKNEYFRPKWSPFLQ; encoded by the coding sequence ATGTTCAATTTAATATCTAAAGTGTCTGCCATATTGGTTTTTGTTTTTGTATCCTCTTTGAGCCTTGCACAAAATAAGATTTATATCGATGTGGGCGCTGCCAAGGTGAAAAAAAGCCTCGTGGCACTCCCGCCGTTTCAGTACTACGGCAGTCAAAAAAACAGCGAACATCTTCGTGCCGGTCAGACCTTGTTCAATGTGGTTAGCAATGATTTGAGCGTCTCATCGCTTTTCACATTTATTAGTCAAGATGCGTATCTTGAAGACACCACAAAAGTCGGCTTGCGACCTGCCCCGGGCGCGCCTAACGGTTTTGATTTTCAGAGTTGGAAATCCATAGGCACTGAGTTTTTGATTCGAGGCGGATACAAAGTAATCGGAGACAAGCTCAATCTCGAAATCTATGTTTATTACGTCCCCCAAGCCAAATTGGTGTTCGGCAAGACTTACGAGGGACCTATCTTTGCCGCCAGAAAGATGGCGCATAGTTTTGCTAATGATCTAGTAGAGAAACTCACCAATAAGCCGGGGATGTTTACCACGCAAATGGTGGTCTCGCGACGAAATGATGGCAGCCATTTCAAAGAAATCTACGTAATGGATTGGGACGGCCAAAATGAGCGGAAAATCACCGACCACCGCACCATTGCCACATCGCCCGCTTGGTCACCTGATGGAAAAAAGATCGCCTATAGCGCACTATTACAACGCGGTCGAAACCAAACCCGCAACTGGGACCTACTGACTTACGAGCTCCCCACCGGCAAAAGATGGCTGGTTTCGACTCGCAAAGGAAACAATACAGGTGCTGCGTTTTTACCTGATGGTAACAACTTGCTTCTGACAATGACCTTTAAGGGCAATCCCGATATCTTTCGTTTGACCGGTGACGGTGAGAATTACACCCAGATCACTTTCGGCCCTTACAATGCGCTAAATATGGAGCCTGCTATTTCAGCGGACAACAGTAGCATTGCCTTTTCATCGACCCGAAGCGGTCGGCCTATGATTTATACCATGAATACGGATGGCTCGACGATGAAGCGTCTCACGTTCGCTGGTGTTTACAACTCAAGCCCCGCCTGGTCGCCGGATGGCAAGATGATCGCATTCGCCGGACAAGACAAAGGGCATTTTGATATTTTTGTAATGAAGAAAGATGGTACCGGTTTGTCTCGCCTCACCTCTGCCAGAAGGACAAATGGAAGTTGGGCCAACAACGAAGACCCCAGTTTTTCTCCTGATGGACGCCATATTATGTTTTCAAGCGATCGCACAGGAAAATACCAGATCTATATCGTGAACGTAGATGGTACAAACGAACGTCGCATTACATTTGACAAAAATGAGTACTTTCGGCCGAAGTGGTCGCCGTTTTTACAGTAA
- the tolR gene encoding protein TolR, whose product MAQPSNKSSRVVMSEINVTPFVDVMLVLLVIFMVTAPMMQQGIDVDLPETAATGTSPSDEPFILEIKKNGRIFVGKNQIDMPQLSSKLKAIFATRKNKEIFIQADKSVSYGIVAQAMGEIKSAGISQIGLVTLPKGSSL is encoded by the coding sequence ATGGCACAACCATCAAATAAAAGCAGTCGAGTGGTAATGAGTGAAATCAACGTCACGCCATTTGTTGATGTGATGTTAGTTCTACTTGTTATTTTTATGGTCACTGCCCCCATGATGCAACAGGGGATCGATGTAGATCTCCCCGAAACAGCGGCCACAGGAACATCGCCAAGTGATGAGCCTTTTATTTTAGAAATTAAAAAAAATGGCCGAATCTTTGTGGGGAAAAACCAGATTGATATGCCTCAACTCTCGAGTAAGTTGAAGGCCATTTTTGCGACAAGAAAAAACAAAGAAATATTCATCCAGGCCGACAAAAGTGTCAGCTACGGCATAGTCGCCCAAGCCATGGGCGAAATCAAATCGGCTGGAATTTCACAAATTGGACTTGTTACGCTCCCGAAGGGGTCGTCACTTTGA
- a CDS encoding OmpA family protein, with the protein MARRRKKTEDHENHERWLVSYADFITLLFAFFVVMYAISSHDLKKAESFEQSIREHLTKFGGGQGKAGGLNRSTKESSPVEPPIPQHQTPGDMQKVQFKVETYLEENMSPDELERVVKDIRSDNLGVRISVAADEIFPQGSYRFKSDAVSTLNKIGRLLHDAGKKVIVEGHTDLIGKNKDLIPTPWELSSMQATTVARFLIKFHDISGKMVSAVAYGDERPLFPDSENEAYRARNRRIDFLVVTESSPL; encoded by the coding sequence ATGGCACGTCGTCGAAAAAAAACCGAAGACCACGAGAATCATGAGCGTTGGCTCGTATCATATGCCGATTTCATAACCTTGTTATTTGCGTTTTTCGTCGTGATGTATGCCATTTCTAGTCACGACTTGAAAAAGGCCGAGAGTTTTGAGCAATCTATTCGTGAACATCTGACAAAGTTTGGTGGTGGCCAGGGCAAAGCCGGAGGGTTAAATCGTTCCACAAAAGAAAGTTCTCCAGTTGAGCCACCCATTCCCCAACATCAAACACCGGGTGATATGCAGAAGGTGCAATTCAAAGTGGAGACCTACCTTGAAGAAAATATGTCGCCTGATGAGCTAGAGCGTGTCGTTAAGGACATTCGCTCAGACAACCTGGGTGTGCGCATATCCGTAGCAGCGGATGAAATTTTTCCTCAGGGCTCATACCGATTCAAATCGGATGCTGTTTCTACTTTGAACAAAATTGGCCGTCTGCTACACGATGCCGGCAAAAAAGTCATTGTTGAGGGTCACACAGACCTTATTGGTAAAAACAAAGATCTTATTCCAACGCCTTGGGAGTTATCGTCAATGCAGGCCACAACCGTTGCAAGATTTCTAATTAAGTTCCATGATATCAGTGGAAAAATGGTTTCTGCTGTGGCGTACGGCGATGAGCGGCCCCTTTTTCCGGATTCTGAAAATGAGGCCTATAGAGCTCGAAATCGGCGAATAGACTTTCTCGTGGTGACGGAGAGCTCACCACTCTAA
- a CDS encoding flagellar motor protein, producing MDISSFLGIAVALFGIVVGNAIEGGHFGSLIQFTAFIIVFGGTLGATMLANRASDLKLGLKLLGWGFRADNDELRTRVAGEIVDVANFVRKESMLAAEGRVGSLTHPFMRKVFKLMVDGTEANTLRDIFEKEMETEEDQWIAGAKVWMDAGGYAPTIGILGAVLGLIHVMGNLTNTSELGKGIAVAFVATIYGVGSANLLFLPIANKIQRKAKAETRTKEMILEGAISIVSGMHPRLIQEKMDGFLETASRLPLVR from the coding sequence ATGGATATTTCAAGCTTCCTTGGTATCGCAGTCGCCCTTTTCGGAATAGTGGTGGGTAATGCCATAGAGGGGGGTCACTTTGGTTCCCTTATTCAATTTACTGCGTTTATTATTGTATTTGGTGGCACTCTAGGTGCCACTATGTTGGCCAACAGGGCGAGTGACCTAAAGCTAGGTTTGAAGCTCCTTGGCTGGGGATTTCGCGCTGATAACGATGAACTTCGCACAAGGGTGGCTGGTGAAATCGTTGATGTGGCAAACTTCGTTCGAAAAGAATCAATGCTGGCAGCCGAAGGGCGTGTGGGGAGCCTCACACATCCCTTCATGAGAAAAGTATTTAAACTGATGGTTGATGGGACAGAAGCGAATACCTTGCGTGATATTTTTGAAAAAGAAATGGAAACAGAAGAAGATCAGTGGATAGCTGGTGCAAAAGTTTGGATGGATGCCGGTGGGTATGCGCCAACCATAGGTATTCTTGGAGCCGTTTTAGGGTTGATTCATGTCATGGGTAATCTGACAAATACGTCAGAACTTGGTAAAGGAATTGCAGTTGCATTTGTAGCGACAATTTATGGGGTTGGATCTGCGAATTTACTATTTTTACCCATTGCCAATAAAATACAAAGAAAAGCCAAGGCTGAAACTCGCACCAAAGAAATGATCTTAGAAGGAGCTATCTCCATAGTTTCCGGTATGCACCCTCGCTTGATTCAAGAAAAAATGGATGGATTTCTTGAGACAGCAAGTCGATTGCCTTTGGTGAGATAA
- a CDS encoding Rrf2 family transcriptional regulator: MNRINRKVEYALMALKFMSGKYAGQLTTVKEICDATGSPFDATARVMQVMVHHKLLQSEQGAHGGYLLIKDLNKVSFFELVEMILGPLGITKCLHSSECDLIETCNVLPTVSVLNNRLAEFYKSLTLAELLQLDQREVKSTPQATNQGEVLEEVKPQ; this comes from the coding sequence ATGAACCGGATTAATCGAAAAGTTGAATATGCACTAATGGCCCTCAAATTTATGAGTGGCAAATACGCGGGCCAGTTGACTACGGTCAAAGAAATCTGTGATGCCACCGGCAGTCCCTTTGATGCCACAGCGCGGGTCATGCAAGTCATGGTTCATCATAAATTGCTGCAATCAGAGCAGGGTGCCCACGGTGGATACTTATTGATTAAAGATCTCAACAAGGTCTCGTTTTTTGAGCTCGTAGAAATGATACTTGGACCGCTAGGAATCACAAAGTGTTTGCATTCGTCTGAGTGTGATCTCATTGAAACTTGTAATGTTTTGCCCACGGTATCAGTCCTTAATAATAGATTGGCTGAATTTTATAAAAGTCTGACTCTGGCGGAACTTTTACAACTTGACCAACGAGAGGTTAAATCTACACCTCAAGCAACAAATCAGGGGGAAGTGTTGGAGGAGGTTAAGCCTCAATGA
- a CDS encoding TonB family protein, which produces MSAVSQHSPFDDRFQQFIVLSVGFHLALFVVFTVKTLWFPSKDLIIQNAIRVDMVALPEKMAPDVKPEVNAKPQPKPLAKPVAKDTPKPKKKIDNKKSKQSTLEEAIKKLKTESAIDDIAKSLESKPKNSPPPPTYAGNIISSGDSFTGLTRIQFDDYYSQIKVRIRENWDLPQWLADADLKAQATVSLDERGYVTGKQILISSGNSVFDEIVLSTIEASSPFPAPPDRLRGALQQGALVLNFPE; this is translated from the coding sequence TTGAGTGCTGTCAGCCAACACTCTCCATTCGATGATCGCTTTCAGCAGTTCATAGTCCTGTCCGTCGGTTTTCACCTCGCGCTTTTTGTAGTTTTTACGGTAAAGACACTTTGGTTTCCAAGTAAAGATCTAATCATTCAAAACGCTATTCGTGTGGACATGGTGGCACTCCCTGAAAAAATGGCTCCCGATGTGAAGCCAGAAGTGAATGCCAAGCCCCAACCAAAGCCCCTCGCTAAGCCCGTAGCAAAAGACACCCCGAAACCAAAGAAAAAAATTGATAATAAAAAATCTAAACAATCAACTCTCGAAGAGGCGATCAAAAAGCTGAAAACCGAGTCTGCCATTGATGACATCGCCAAAAGCCTCGAATCGAAACCTAAAAATTCGCCTCCCCCACCGACCTATGCCGGTAATATTATTTCAAGTGGCGACAGCTTCACCGGATTAACTCGCATTCAGTTTGATGACTACTATTCTCAGATAAAAGTGCGAATCCGCGAAAACTGGGACCTCCCGCAATGGCTTGCCGATGCAGATCTAAAGGCCCAGGCCACTGTGAGTTTGGATGAGCGAGGGTATGTCACCGGCAAACAAATTTTGATCTCGTCAGGAAATTCAGTATTTGATGAGATCGTTTTAAGTACAATTGAAGCCAGCTCCCCTTTTCCGGCACCGCCTGATCGACTACGTGGTGCCCTACAACAAGGTGCGCTTGTTTTAAACTTTCCAGAATAA
- a CDS encoding glutamine-synthetase adenylyltransferase produces the protein MVAVFTVMSGEKIPALEEYSAEQILLVRQYSPAVDRYLNIVNNPCNEGWEYSLRWQRHHHWLRAAMATLLKTATASDVCQYWSHAADTLINQVWTKNGGLENTNLGIFAVGKLGACELNLSSDVDLMFVSAKPASGEDLALVQKIIQSLSHTNNYGFCLRVDADLRPGGKLGPLVSSRSQFEDYYWTQGATWERLALVRLRPLCGPQPLLDEVRSMADDFCYRRFLDYTLFDDLKHLRGFIQDYQQNKNQGQLNLKLGVGGIRDIELFIHALQVIHGGKIATLRLQSTDLAVARLIENQLMPEDTLRKLLKYYWDLRELENGIQSINDRQTHSLKVPYPKIIEENTPTQVANKMQFVDSTVSELLGKIEIDREALPTTLESQQQWLKSLGFDQTVVENDWPKLIQLTAKSTSGQRDEKIRRQLLYHFIGELANVGVDLNLGLKLLIDFIKNTRAKASFFTLLLRERALMSDLCVLFSTSPYLGHLVASRPEILDGFILRRQDVLSSDFEQLLEELTDRKKLTEIIAANQLLKSKDLNSFSMQMTAAADEICSLLLGRLKEDFPDARVDILCLGKWGSRELGLKSDLDFVFVTPTAPNDDDNKVARRFISRLTDPHRGGQLYPIDLRLRPSGSAGPLLVPEKDLEEYIKEKAAAWERQSYLRARRLDGSGRDNALRTLCVERGLDQSELEELTDIRKKILKPSSENSIDLKYEAGGIVDIEFAVQIACLKTGQKLKSGSVTALIDALVGGHCLDEKQGRQLAEHYSYLRLIEQLYQIFSQASGSRINWTSESYIRLCKYLNGAQDQISHQLRDVLVHSAEILIPLR, from the coding sequence GTGGTCGCCGTTTTTACAGTAATGTCTGGCGAGAAAATTCCAGCGCTTGAAGAATACTCCGCGGAACAGATCCTACTGGTTCGACAGTATTCCCCCGCCGTAGATCGGTATTTGAACATCGTGAATAACCCGTGCAACGAGGGTTGGGAGTATTCACTGAGATGGCAGCGGCATCATCATTGGCTGAGAGCCGCAATGGCCACCTTACTTAAAACGGCAACGGCTTCTGATGTATGCCAATATTGGAGCCATGCTGCAGACACTTTAATCAACCAAGTCTGGACAAAGAATGGCGGCTTGGAGAATACAAACCTTGGGATTTTTGCCGTTGGAAAGCTTGGGGCGTGCGAGCTGAATTTATCCTCGGACGTGGATCTGATGTTTGTTAGCGCCAAACCAGCCTCTGGTGAAGATCTCGCATTGGTTCAAAAAATTATTCAATCGCTAAGCCACACCAACAATTATGGCTTCTGTTTGCGCGTGGATGCAGACCTCCGGCCCGGAGGAAAATTAGGCCCGCTTGTGTCTTCCCGGTCCCAGTTTGAAGATTACTATTGGACTCAAGGTGCGACTTGGGAAAGACTGGCCCTTGTTCGACTCCGTCCCTTATGCGGACCACAGCCGTTGCTTGATGAGGTTCGCAGCATGGCCGATGACTTTTGCTATCGTCGGTTTCTAGACTACACCTTGTTTGATGACCTTAAGCACCTGCGCGGGTTTATTCAAGATTACCAGCAGAACAAGAATCAAGGACAACTCAATCTCAAACTGGGAGTCGGCGGTATCCGCGATATTGAGCTGTTCATTCACGCCTTACAAGTGATTCACGGAGGTAAAATCGCCACGCTTCGACTACAGTCAACAGATTTGGCTGTGGCCCGTTTGATTGAAAATCAGCTTATGCCAGAGGACACATTGCGGAAACTTCTTAAGTATTACTGGGACCTGCGTGAACTTGAAAATGGTATTCAGAGCATCAATGACCGACAAACTCACTCGCTTAAGGTGCCCTACCCCAAAATCATTGAAGAAAATACTCCCACACAGGTTGCCAACAAAATGCAGTTTGTTGACTCAACGGTGAGCGAGTTACTGGGTAAAATCGAGATCGACAGGGAGGCCCTACCGACTACACTCGAATCACAACAACAATGGCTTAAGTCATTGGGCTTTGATCAAACTGTGGTCGAAAATGATTGGCCAAAGCTTATTCAACTCACTGCAAAGTCCACTTCTGGCCAACGAGATGAGAAGATCCGTCGGCAACTTCTATATCATTTTATAGGAGAGTTGGCGAATGTCGGGGTCGACTTGAATTTGGGGCTTAAGCTCCTCATTGATTTTATTAAAAACACTCGGGCCAAGGCTTCATTTTTTACTCTCTTGCTACGAGAACGCGCACTCATGAGTGATTTATGTGTATTGTTTAGTACTTCGCCCTACCTGGGTCATCTGGTGGCCTCTCGACCCGAGATTTTAGATGGTTTTATCCTCCGACGTCAGGATGTTTTATCTTCTGATTTCGAACAGTTGCTTGAAGAATTAACGGATAGAAAAAAGCTGACCGAAATTATCGCCGCCAACCAGCTGTTAAAATCTAAAGATTTGAATTCTTTTTCTATGCAAATGACGGCCGCCGCTGATGAGATCTGCTCCCTGTTGTTGGGACGCCTAAAGGAAGACTTTCCCGATGCTCGCGTTGATATATTGTGTTTGGGAAAATGGGGCAGTCGAGAACTAGGATTAAAATCAGATCTTGATTTTGTTTTTGTCACTCCAACTGCCCCCAACGACGACGACAATAAAGTTGCCAGACGTTTTATATCTCGCCTAACTGACCCTCACCGGGGCGGCCAACTCTATCCCATTGACCTACGGTTGCGCCCATCCGGAAGCGCTGGACCACTGCTTGTTCCGGAAAAAGATCTCGAAGAGTACATCAAGGAGAAGGCGGCCGCCTGGGAACGACAGTCGTACTTGCGAGCCCGCCGGCTCGATGGATCTGGCCGAGACAACGCTCTTCGAACCCTATGTGTGGAGCGCGGGCTCGATCAGTCTGAACTTGAGGAACTTACTGATATTAGAAAAAAAATCTTAAAACCTTCCTCTGAAAACTCCATTGATCTCAAATATGAAGCCGGCGGCATTGTGGATATTGAGTTTGCAGTGCAGATTGCCTGCTTAAAAACAGGGCAGAAACTAAAATCGGGAAGTGTCACCGCCCTGATTGACGCTCTCGTTGGGGGTCATTGTCTTGACGAGAAGCAGGGTCGACAGTTGGCCGAGCACTATTCTTATTTGCGGTTGATTGAACAGCTTTATCAAATTTTCTCCCAGGCCAGTGGCAGCCGTATCAATTGGACATCGGAGAGTTACATCCGTTTATGCAAATACCTTAACGGCGCACAGGATCAAATTTCTCATCAGCTGCGGGACGTCTTGGTCCACTCAGCAGAAATCCTGATTCCACTGCGCTGA
- a CDS encoding NAD-dependent epimerase/dehydratase family protein, which yields MKVLVTGATGFVGSWLTRRLLDEGHEVRVLRRERSDLDEIKNLRVEHTLGDVSDSGAVDQAVTNQDLVFHLAGLVGYSRAMRPAMILANVVGTNNIVESCAKHGVKKLVYLSSVVAVGASFDGKAPLDENSDYNLSHLDLGYFETKRKAEEIVLEAARKNRIQAVALNPSTIYGPGDAKKGSRKVQVKVAQGKFPFYPPGGVNVISVEDVVDAIVASIDLGRSGERYILAGENLLIKDVFRLIAHEAGVAPPRIKLPGWLVHAIGRYGDYLEKKDKKGPINSENAWASTLYHWFDASKAKAELGFNPKPAAYAIKQSVDWMKNNGLLNSSNG from the coding sequence ATGAAAGTGTTAGTCACTGGAGCGACGGGTTTTGTTGGATCGTGGCTGACTCGCAGACTTCTGGACGAAGGTCATGAAGTTCGAGTCTTACGTCGAGAGCGCAGTGATCTTGATGAAATAAAAAACCTCCGGGTTGAACACACCCTTGGAGACGTATCTGATTCTGGAGCTGTCGACCAAGCTGTGACCAATCAAGATCTTGTTTTCCATTTAGCAGGATTGGTTGGTTACTCCCGCGCAATGAGGCCCGCCATGATTTTGGCAAATGTAGTGGGAACAAATAATATTGTGGAATCATGTGCTAAACATGGAGTCAAAAAACTTGTTTACTTAAGTTCAGTTGTGGCTGTGGGTGCAAGCTTTGATGGAAAGGCTCCCCTCGATGAAAATTCTGATTATAACTTAAGCCATCTTGATCTTGGTTATTTTGAAACAAAAAGAAAGGCTGAAGAGATTGTTCTTGAGGCCGCGAGAAAAAATCGAATTCAGGCTGTGGCCCTAAACCCCTCAACAATTTATGGACCCGGAGATGCCAAAAAGGGCAGCCGCAAGGTGCAAGTCAAAGTCGCTCAGGGGAAATTCCCATTTTATCCTCCTGGAGGTGTCAACGTCATCTCTGTTGAAGATGTTGTTGACGCCATTGTAGCTTCAATAGATCTCGGCAGAAGTGGTGAACGGTACATCTTGGCTGGCGAAAACCTACTTATTAAAGATGTCTTTCGACTCATAGCTCATGAAGCCGGGGTGGCTCCGCCGCGAATTAAACTACCTGGTTGGCTGGTGCATGCCATAGGACGCTATGGGGACTATTTAGAAAAAAAGGACAAAAAGGGGCCAATCAACTCTGAAAATGCCTGGGCCTCCACACTGTATCATTGGTTTGACGCCAGTAAAGCTAAAGCCGAGTTGGGATTTAACCCCAAGCCGGCAGCCTATGCAATCAAACAAAGTGTGGATTGGATGAAAAATAACGGCCTTCTCAATTCATCGAATGGCTAA
- a CDS encoding cyclic nucleotide-binding domain-containing protein: MSTKKMLQNLYLFKGLGEDQMQKIDSIANLETFVPGDDIFGQGDPATALYMIQFGSVRILQKTAGGDSIEVASLGTGSHFGEMAFLDGEPRSASATPIEKSDIVVLDYAKLDEVLSDDFSIAVHFYKQLAHFLAGRLRITTNDLSFARSQNLSHF; encoded by the coding sequence ATGAGCACCAAAAAGATGCTACAAAACTTGTATCTATTCAAGGGGTTAGGCGAAGACCAGATGCAAAAGATTGATTCGATCGCCAACCTTGAAACTTTTGTTCCTGGTGACGATATTTTTGGACAAGGTGATCCCGCCACGGCTCTATATATGATTCAATTTGGAAGTGTTCGAATTCTTCAAAAAACTGCAGGTGGTGACAGTATCGAAGTGGCCTCGCTAGGTACCGGGTCTCATTTTGGCGAAATGGCGTTTCTTGACGGTGAGCCGCGATCAGCTTCGGCCACGCCCATTGAAAAATCAGATATCGTGGTTTTAGACTATGCCAAGCTTGATGAAGTATTGAGCGACGACTTTTCTATTGCTGTTCATTTTTATAAACAACTAGCCCACTTCTTGGCTGGTCGTTTAAGGATCACAACTAACGATTTGAGTTTTGCTAGAAGTCAAAACCTAAGTCACTTCTAG